In Deltaproteobacteria bacterium, the genomic stretch AACCTTGGCTGAAAACAATCCTGTAACTCCCCCTATGCCCACGAAAGATGTTCCCCCGCCTCCTACGGTAGCAGAAATGCCGCCGCCTCCTCCACCGCCAGCGGATATTCCTCCACCGCCTCCTAATATGGCAAGTAATGATTTTCCACCCCCTCCACCTCCGCCAGTAGATGTTCCACCTCCGCCCCCACCACCAGATATAGCAAATAATGATTTACCTCCTCCTCCACCGCCACAAAACCCAACTCCAGCTATTGGAAACAATAAACCAGCCTCTGCTTCTTCAGAAGGAGGACCTCATTTAGTCGCTGGAATGGATGAAGAAACCCTTTATATGGCCATCGGTGGAGCTGTGGTCTTATTAGCAGTAGCTGTATTTATTGTGAGAAGAAAAAATAAACAGCGTGAACAGTTTGAACAAGCAATGAATGAAACACAAGTGGGTTGATTAGCCCACTTTTTTAAAGATCTTATCAATTACATTTCGACGGTCTGATCGCTGTGATTCTACAAAATAAATGAGGTCATCAATAATCTGGACATCTCTGTTGTTAGTAGGATTGAATTTTAGCCCACAACCGGCAGAGTTTGACCAGATGACAGTTGCAGCTAGCTTTCTTTCGCGGCCAGCGACCTCAAGATAGATAACCACTTTTTCGTGAGGGCGAAAAGCCTCTTGGTCATGTTCTAAAAAAGCGCCCGTAAGGCTGATGTTTCGTAAATTTCCTTTTGAGTCTTCTCGAGAATAATTTTTCTTAAAAGACACGGGAAGCAAGAGTGGGGTTCTTGGTGAAGGGATATTTGAAGAGTCCACTAAATCTCCTTTGTTAAGGGGTCGTTTAATGAACTCGGAGTAAATGCATAAATACTTTACAATAAATTGAGATAAATTTGAGACAAAAATATTTTACCTAAATTTTTCTAGAATAAATGGATCTTTAGTTCTTTCTAAAATTAATTGGTAGTATTGGTGGTTTACTTGGATAGCCATTCATATCAAAATGAGATTTATTTATTCTTAATTAGGGACATAG encodes the following:
- a CDS encoding PilZ domain-containing protein, whose product is MDSSNIPSPRTPLLLPVSFKKNYSREDSKGNLRNISLTGAFLEHDQEAFRPHEKVVIYLEVAGRERKLAATVIWSNSAGCGLKFNPTNNRDVQIIDDLIYFVESQRSDRRNVIDKIFKKVG